The following are encoded together in the Candidatus Omnitrophota bacterium genome:
- a CDS encoding DUF2007 domain-containing protein — MEADKLYKEVYVTMNPFHVAFIKSLLESEGIDFIIEGENFLQIRPLAVPARIKVESSQFEQAIQLLEEFRNDHSEGGIK; from the coding sequence ATGGAAGCGGATAAGTTATATAAAGAGGTCTATGTCACTATGAATCCTTTTCATGTAGCGTTTATAAAATCGCTGTTAGAATCAGAAGGCATTGATTTTATAATTGAGGGAGAAAATTTCCTGCAGATACGTCCTTTAGCAGTCCCAGCCAGAATAAAGGTGGAATCCAGCCAGTTTGAGCAAGCCATTCAACTCTTAGAAGAGTTCAGGAATGACCATTCTGAGGGTGGCATAAAGTAG
- a CDS encoding CHAT domain-containing protein, with translation MEDSSRAWILELFKDSLRLKMSLFKADDFAQTVRHYTQLNFDERQITGICRDITDILSRRYKDKSNPLSLANSLKKSGQLLWDHLFSKPVKQKLKSLASSNLVIMMDEELTNIPWELLYDGQDFLSLKFDLGRIVRSKNELGLNRYRSVSQKPKMLVLANPTNDLDSAYREGIFIKNQFDKNRSRIGVDFKSTNIDSMYVKRNLRDYDIVHFAGHCESKSSDVSDTGWVLSDNIFTADDIIALSESSPLPSLVFSNACHSAQMQNDLSDIECQERAYTLGSAFLFSGVRHYIGAIRKIEDNESLRFAREFYGGLTSGNSLGKSLRLARMKLIKEYGLDNISWASYVLYGDPSYNFFGAQNAVRSSTPQIANFKRKKAVSALAVTGACCLIFVGAIRILPSINPSTYAKYSNSSKLYLSGKNEKVIDICGKIVSSDPGFLPAYPLLGDAYRRMGKKDLALKYYFQYAMQSEKKNDNNRLACAYSGIGWIYHMHGDYPKALEFYNKALSLSRKNSDKLNEADVLGKLAVWYMDKDDNDKALELLTKSSEINRQRINIYRHKYNLACDYFNLGLLFTNKDDYATAKEFYDKSFVLFKELKLKHELSDYYFNIGEVYKFQKEYLKAMDYYQKGLEIDTEQGHKPNIACAYTMIGELYVDMDNLSEAEKYFKLAISSCKDIDAQLELAEAYHDLGLLYKQQGRKNKAREHLRLAQEIYKKVDLPYYEEIKTELLSLYPGG, from the coding sequence ATGGAAGATAGCTCAAGGGCATGGATATTGGAGCTTTTTAAAGACAGCTTACGCCTGAAGATGAGTTTGTTTAAGGCGGATGATTTTGCTCAGACAGTAAGGCATTATACACAGCTAAATTTTGACGAGAGGCAAATAACTGGTATTTGCCGCGATATCACTGATATTTTAAGCAGAAGGTATAAGGATAAATCCAACCCTTTATCCCTGGCAAATTCCCTGAAAAAGAGCGGGCAGCTATTATGGGACCACCTTTTTAGCAAGCCAGTGAAACAAAAACTTAAAAGCCTTGCCTCTAGTAACCTGGTTATAATGATGGATGAGGAACTAACAAATATTCCCTGGGAATTGTTGTATGATGGGCAGGATTTCCTGAGCTTAAAATTTGACCTGGGCAGGATAGTAAGGAGCAAGAATGAGCTTGGACTTAATCGCTACAGAAGTGTTTCGCAAAAACCCAAAATGCTTGTGCTGGCTAATCCCACGAATGATCTTGATTCGGCATATAGAGAGGGAATCTTCATTAAGAACCAATTTGACAAAAATAGAAGCAGGATCGGCGTTGATTTTAAATCAACTAATATTGATTCAATGTATGTTAAGAGAAACCTGCGTGATTACGATATAGTGCATTTCGCGGGGCATTGCGAATCAAAATCCAGCGATGTAAGTGATACAGGCTGGGTATTAAGCGATAATATATTTACTGCTGATGATATTATCGCCTTAAGTGAAAGTTCACCTTTGCCATCATTAGTTTTTTCAAATGCATGTCATTCAGCGCAAATGCAGAATGACCTTTCTGATATTGAATGCCAAGAACGGGCATACACATTAGGCTCGGCCTTTTTGTTTTCAGGGGTGAGGCATTATATCGGAGCGATAAGAAAGATTGAAGACAATGAAAGCTTAAGATTTGCCCGTGAATTTTACGGCGGGTTAACATCAGGAAACAGTTTAGGTAAAAGTTTACGTTTAGCAAGGATGAAATTAATAAAAGAATATGGCCTGGATAATATTTCTTGGGCTAGTTATGTGTTATATGGCGACCCAAGCTACAATTTTTTTGGGGCGCAAAATGCAGTTAGGTCCAGTACTCCGCAGATAGCTAACTTTAAGCGCAAAAAGGCAGTTTCTGCATTGGCTGTTACCGGCGCTTGCTGTTTAATTTTCGTCGGCGCAATCAGGATATTGCCAAGTATTAACCCTTCAACTTACGCTAAATACAGCAATTCCTCCAAATTGTACCTGTCTGGTAAGAACGAAAAGGTAATTGATATATGCGGTAAAATTGTAAGCAGCGATCCGGGTTTTCTGCCTGCATATCCGCTATTGGGAGATGCTTATCGCAGAATGGGGAAGAAAGACCTTGCCCTAAAATATTATTTTCAATATGCCATGCAAAGCGAAAAGAAAAATGATAATAACAGGCTTGCTTGCGCATATTCCGGCATAGGATGGATCTACCATATGCACGGCGATTATCCCAAGGCTTTAGAATTCTATAATAAGGCCCTGAGCCTTAGCAGGAAGAATAGCGATAAGCTTAACGAAGCCGATGTCCTGGGGAAGTTGGCTGTTTGGTATATGGATAAGGATGATAATGATAAGGCACTTGAATTATTAACAAAAAGTTCGGAGATAAACCGCCAGAGGATAAATATATACAGGCATAAATATAACCTTGCCTGTGATTATTTTAACCTCGGGCTATTATTCACCAATAAAGATGATTACGCAACTGCAAAGGAATTCTACGATAAAAGTTTTGTTTTATTCAAAGAATTGAAATTAAAACATGAATTAAGCGATTATTATTTTAATATAGGGGAAGTTTACAAATTCCAGAAAGAATACCTGAAAGCAATGGATTATTATCAGAAGGGTTTAGAGATAGATACAGAGCAGGGCCATAAACCTAATATAGCATGCGCCTATACTATGATCGGGGAATTGTATGTCGATATGGACAATTTATCAGAAGCGGAGAAGTATTTTAAATTAGCCATTTCCAGTTGCAAAGATATTGATGCTCAGCTTGAGCTTGCGGAAGCTTACCACGATTTGGGCCTGCTTTATAAACAGCAGGGGCGTAAAAACAAAGCCAGGGAGCATTTAAGGCTGGCCCAGGAAATATACAAGAAAGTAGATTTACCTTATTACGAAGAGATAAAAACCGAACTTCTTAGTTTATATCCAGGAGGATAA
- a CDS encoding sigma-70 family RNA polymerase sigma factor has product MNDLEFVQRCINDEKLAWVQFIEKYSRFIYSYIHGVLSIKNYHPNRDISGDIFQEIFIFLRKDNFKKLKSFKAKNGCSLSSWLKPVVANFTIDYLRRQKDYISIDEEVDPGLSIKEIISDNKPLADDEALLQEKLSTLEDCIELLDLDDKLFIELNINKGLALDEVRQLLSISRGAVDMRKSRIVQRLKECFKTKGFALES; this is encoded by the coding sequence ATGAACGATCTGGAGTTTGTCCAGAGATGTATAAATGATGAAAAACTTGCCTGGGTTCAGTTCATAGAGAAATATTCCCGCTTTATCTATAGTTACATCCACGGTGTTCTAAGTATCAAAAACTACCATCCAAATAGAGATATTTCCGGAGATATTTTTCAGGAAATATTCATCTTCTTAAGAAAAGACAATTTTAAGAAATTAAAGAGCTTTAAAGCCAAAAACGGATGCTCATTATCCAGCTGGCTTAAACCTGTCGTGGCGAACTTTACAATCGATTATCTGAGAAGGCAGAAGGACTACATATCTATTGATGAGGAGGTTGATCCAGGGCTTAGTATAAAAGAAATAATCAGCGATAATAAGCCACTGGCAGATGACGAAGCCTTATTACAGGAAAAACTATCTACTTTAGAAGATTGTATTGAGCTGCTTGACTTGGATGACAAACTATTCATCGAGCTGAATATCAATAAGGGGTTGGCCTTAGATGAGGTGAGGCAGTTGCTTAGCATATCCCGCGGGGCAGTGGATATGAGAAAGTCAAGGATCGTGCAGAGGCTCAAAGAATGCTTTAAAACTAAAGGATTTGCGTTAGAAAGTTGA
- a CDS encoding sodium-translocating pyrophosphatase — protein MAGFNLLILAPVGSIVALMFAAYLAFSILRKDQGNDTMKEIARAVRVGADAYLKRQYIGVAAYFIVVFFILLFLASKNQLVIFVPFAFLTGGLFSGLSGFFGMKIATQASNRTTAAAMKSLNSGLRVAFSSGTVMGMVVVGLGLLDLSIWYYFLDWYYSGHALPANMDKITAITSTMLCFGMGASSQALFARVGGGIFTKAADVGADLVGKVEAGIPEDDPRNPAVIADNVGDNVGDVAGMGADLYESYVGSIVATSSLGVAAGLGIAGVTVPMVMAAVGVICSIIGTFFVRSSEEAKQNVLLAALRKGVFASAFLVAIISYFLVKSTLGAEFMGVYWAVISGLVAGVLIGLATEYYTSNSFKPTRSIADAALTGPATVIIGGLAVGMMSTAIPVIVVGAAILASFFLSGGATNFNAGLYGVGISAVGMLSTLGITLATDAYGPVADNAGGNAEMSHLPPEVRKRTDALDQLGNTTAATGKGFAIGSAALTALALIAAYREQIMLFGKELNLSLMNPAVLVGLFIGGMLPFLFCAMTMRAVGRAAGKIVVEVRRQFKEIKGIMEGTAKPDYARCVTIATSAAQKEMIAPSLLAIAAPIVVGLLIGIEAEAGLLTGALISGFVLAVMMANSGGAWDNAKKYIEEGHHGGKGSFAHKAGVVGDTVGDPFKDTSGPSLNILIKLMSMVSIVFASFVMTNTLFK, from the coding sequence ATGGCAGGATTTAATTTGTTAATATTGGCGCCTGTAGGCTCTATTGTGGCTCTTATGTTTGCCGCATATCTGGCTTTTTCTATTCTTCGTAAGGACCAGGGTAATGATACGATGAAAGAGATTGCCCGCGCAGTAAGGGTCGGAGCAGATGCTTACTTAAAAAGGCAATATATCGGAGTTGCCGCATATTTTATCGTCGTATTCTTCATATTGCTCTTTTTGGCTTCTAAGAATCAATTGGTAATCTTTGTCCCTTTTGCGTTTTTAACCGGAGGTTTATTCTCAGGGTTATCCGGGTTTTTCGGGATGAAGATAGCGACTCAGGCTTCCAACCGTACTACAGCCGCAGCCATGAAAAGCTTGAATTCCGGTTTACGTGTTGCTTTTTCAAGCGGGACGGTCATGGGAATGGTAGTAGTCGGTCTAGGTTTATTAGATTTAAGTATCTGGTATTATTTCCTTGATTGGTATTATTCAGGGCATGCGCTTCCGGCAAACATGGATAAGATAACTGCTATAACTTCAACAATGCTTTGTTTCGGTATGGGCGCAAGTTCTCAGGCTTTGTTTGCCAGGGTAGGAGGAGGTATATTTACTAAGGCAGCCGATGTCGGAGCAGACCTGGTAGGTAAAGTCGAAGCAGGCATACCTGAGGATGACCCGCGTAATCCTGCGGTAATCGCAGATAATGTCGGTGATAACGTAGGCGATGTGGCAGGAATGGGAGCAGATTTGTATGAGTCATATGTAGGCTCGATTGTTGCAACCTCTTCTTTGGGTGTTGCGGCTGGTTTGGGTATTGCCGGAGTTACTGTGCCTATGGTTATGGCTGCTGTCGGAGTCATTTGTTCTATTATAGGTACTTTTTTTGTAAGAAGCAGCGAAGAAGCAAAACAAAACGTTTTACTTGCTGCTTTAAGGAAAGGCGTATTTGCCAGCGCATTTTTAGTTGCGATAATATCCTATTTCCTTGTGAAAAGTACACTTGGCGCAGAGTTTATGGGTGTTTACTGGGCAGTAATATCGGGGCTGGTTGCCGGAGTGTTGATTGGATTAGCTACCGAGTATTATACATCGAATAGTTTTAAGCCTACGCGCTCAATTGCAGATGCAGCCTTAACCGGGCCTGCGACCGTTATTATAGGAGGTTTAGCTGTAGGTATGATGTCAACCGCAATACCGGTGATCGTTGTTGGCGCAGCTATACTTGCAAGTTTCTTTTTATCTGGAGGCGCAACAAATTTCAATGCCGGGCTTTACGGCGTAGGTATATCCGCTGTAGGCATGCTTTCAACTTTAGGCATTACTTTGGCGACCGATGCATACGGCCCTGTTGCAGATAATGCCGGCGGTAATGCCGAGATGTCGCACCTTCCTCCGGAAGTAAGGAAGAGGACCGATGCGCTTGATCAACTTGGCAATACTACTGCAGCTACTGGAAAAGGTTTTGCTATAGGTTCGGCAGCGCTGACCGCGCTTGCTTTGATTGCCGCATACCGTGAGCAGATAATGCTTTTTGGCAAAGAACTCAATTTGAGCTTAATGAACCCTGCAGTTTTGGTGGGTTTGTTTATCGGCGGAATGCTGCCATTTTTGTTCTGCGCTATGACCATGCGCGCAGTAGGTCGTGCAGCAGGTAAGATTGTAGTTGAAGTAAGAAGGCAGTTTAAGGAGATCAAAGGTATCATGGAAGGTACGGCAAAGCCTGATTACGCACGCTGTGTAACCATTGCCACTTCAGCAGCGCAGAAGGAAATGATAGCACCTTCTTTATTGGCAATAGCCGCGCCAATAGTCGTAGGTTTACTTATCGGCATAGAAGCTGAAGCAGGGTTGTTGACTGGTGCGTTAATTTCCGGGTTTGTGCTTGCAGTCATGATGGCAAATTCAGGCGGAGCATGGGATAATGCCAAGAAATACATAGAAGAAGGGCATCACGGTGGAAAAGGTTCATTTGCCCATAAAGCAGGGGTAGTAGGCGATACGGTGGGCGATCCTTTCAAAGACACCTCCGGCCCAAGCTTAAACATTCTGATTAAGCTTATGTCAATGGTATCAATCGTTTTTGCGTCATTTGTAATGACAAACACCTTATTCAAATAA
- a CDS encoding YbhB/YbcL family Raf kinase inhibitor-like protein — protein MGKLLICLLLAIIFLFNGTEAQEGASDMKITSPDFVNNGKIPVKFTCQGEDVNPALMIDALPGGTKSLALIVDDPDAPSGEWVHWVLYDVPPRESIEENSSPGRQGPNDSGELRYNGPCPPSGAHRYFFKLFALDKVIGVDNLDKKSLEREMKGHILAQAVLVGIYQRK, from the coding sequence ATGGGAAAGCTGCTTATTTGCTTATTGTTGGCTATTATCTTTTTGTTTAATGGCACTGAAGCGCAGGAAGGAGCTTCTGATATGAAAATAACCAGCCCTGATTTTGTAAATAACGGTAAGATACCTGTAAAATTCACCTGTCAAGGAGAGGACGTTAACCCGGCATTGATGATCGATGCTTTGCCTGGCGGAACAAAAAGTTTAGCTTTGATAGTTGATGACCCCGACGCGCCATCCGGAGAATGGGTGCATTGGGTTTTGTATGATGTGCCGCCAAGAGAAAGCATAGAGGAAAATAGTTCTCCGGGCAGGCAGGGGCCGAATGATTCCGGTGAGCTTCGATATAATGGCCCGTGCCCTCCAAGCGGTGCGCACAGGTATTTTTTTAAGCTTTTTGCTTTAGATAAGGTTATAGGCGTTGATAACCTTGATAAAAAAAGTTTGGAAAGAGAAATGAAAGGGCATATACTTGCGCAGGCAGTGCTTGTCGGTATTTACCAGAGGAAGTAA
- a CDS encoding amino acid permease: MKKSYLKKDLGLLDVFCVATGAMISSGLFILPGLAFDKAGPAVILSYIIAGIFCLPALFSMAELTTAMPKAGGDYFYIMRGFGPLLGTIAGFSTWFSLSLKGAFALIGMGAYLVLLTSLSVTNIALVCCAFFVFVNLIGIKEAGRTQVILVTGLLISLVTFSVWGLTRVSLLNFTPFMDKGLGAVIKTASFVFISYGGLTKVAALAEETRNPSRNLPLGMLLSLAVTSLIYSSVIFVTVGVMDADVLRGTLIPISEAAGVFGGNVLKIIISIGAFLAFISTANSGIMTASRYPLSMSRDRLLPNVFQRMSRFKTPYISVVFTGIFMVGVILFLKLDFLVKVASSILILLYVFANLTLILFRESKILSYRPKFITPFYPYLQIAGILSGLFLLVEMGRPIILFTVVFLLGGYAWYRLYVYKKVSKDSALIYMLERMVAKDKVLSSDNLLIELKDIVVQRDEIVEDKFHKLVDQSDVLDFDKPIEMNDFFAEVSKKLSGELGVPERELYEKFIQRENETSTVLRKGLAIPHVIIEGKNIFKIVLARSRAGVIFPMDNLVHIVFVLVGSADERNLHLKSLAAIAQITQNIDFDKKWLEAPNKEDLKNVVLLSERRREKP, translated from the coding sequence ATGAAGAAAAGCTATTTAAAAAAAGATTTAGGGCTTCTTGATGTTTTTTGTGTTGCTACCGGAGCAATGATAAGCTCGGGATTGTTTATATTACCCGGTTTGGCATTTGATAAAGCCGGTCCAGCAGTTATCCTGTCCTATATTATTGCTGGTATTTTTTGTTTGCCTGCGCTTTTCAGCATGGCGGAACTTACTACCGCCATGCCAAAGGCGGGAGGGGATTATTTTTATATCATGAGAGGATTTGGCCCGCTCTTAGGCACGATAGCAGGTTTTAGCACTTGGTTTTCTTTAAGCCTTAAAGGAGCCTTTGCCTTAATCGGTATGGGAGCTTATCTGGTTCTGCTGACAAGTCTTTCTGTTACCAACATAGCTTTGGTTTGTTGCGCATTTTTTGTTTTTGTAAATCTTATCGGGATTAAAGAAGCCGGACGGACCCAGGTAATACTAGTTACCGGATTACTGATTTCTCTTGTAACTTTTTCCGTATGGGGTTTAACGCGGGTAAGCCTTCTAAATTTTACGCCATTTATGGATAAAGGTTTAGGTGCGGTTATCAAAACCGCAAGTTTTGTTTTTATTTCTTACGGAGGCTTAACTAAGGTCGCAGCTTTGGCTGAAGAGACTCGAAACCCGAGCCGTAATCTTCCATTAGGGATGTTGCTTTCTTTGGCAGTCACCTCATTAATTTATTCTTCGGTTATTTTTGTTACTGTAGGCGTGATGGATGCCGATGTTTTAAGAGGGACATTGATCCCGATCTCTGAGGCAGCAGGTGTTTTCGGCGGGAACGTACTTAAAATTATAATAAGCATCGGGGCTTTTCTGGCTTTTATTTCTACTGCCAATTCCGGGATAATGACTGCTTCCAGATACCCATTGAGCATGAGCAGGGACAGGCTGCTACCGAATGTTTTTCAGAGGATGAGCAGGTTTAAGACGCCTTACATATCGGTAGTATTTACCGGGATATTTATGGTCGGGGTAATATTATTTCTTAAACTCGATTTTCTAGTAAAGGTAGCCTCAAGCATACTGATCTTGCTTTATGTCTTCGCTAACCTTACTTTGATATTGTTCAGAGAGAGCAAAATATTGAGCTATAGGCCAAAATTCATAACCCCATTTTATCCTTATCTTCAGATTGCCGGGATACTTTCGGGGTTGTTCCTTCTTGTGGAAATGGGCAGGCCTATAATCTTATTTACAGTAGTTTTTCTGCTCGGCGGTTATGCCTGGTATAGGTTATATGTTTATAAAAAAGTCAGTAAGGATTCAGCCTTGATTTATATGCTGGAGAGGATGGTGGCAAAAGATAAGGTCTTGTCTTCGGATAACCTGCTTATTGAACTTAAGGATATCGTAGTCCAGAGGGATGAAATAGTTGAAGATAAATTTCATAAGTTGGTTGATCAGTCGGATGTCTTAGATTTTGATAAGCCAATTGAAATGAATGATTTTTTTGCAGAGGTTTCAAAGAAGCTTAGCGGTGAGTTGGGGGTGCCTGAAAGAGAGCTTTATGAGAAATTTATTCAGAGAGAAAATGAGACAAGCACTGTTTTAAGAAAAGGCTTAGCTATACCGCACGTAATAATCGAAGGAAAGAATATTTTTAAGATAGTACTGGCACGTTCCAGAGCGGGAGTGATTTTCCCGATGGATAACCTGGTACATATAGTATTTGTATTAGTTGGTTCTGCTGATGAGCGGAATCTTCATTTGAAATCTCTGGCGGCTATCGCGCAGATTACACAGAATATAGATTTCGATAAGAAGTGGCTGGAAGCCCCCAACAAGGAAGACCTCAAGAATGTTGTTTTGCTTTCAGAGCGCAGGAGAGAGAAGCCTTAG
- a CDS encoding nucleoside deaminase — protein MRIAIAEAKKNLKSLNGGPFGACIVKGKMVLAAANNTVLKNDATCHAEINAIREASSKIGSYDLKGCVIYSTTEPCPMCFSAIHWARINKIVFGTGIKDAIKVGFNELKISSLSMKRLGSSKIDIVSSFLYEECLELFKEWVILPGSRIY, from the coding sequence ATGAGAATCGCAATCGCCGAAGCAAAAAAGAATTTGAAGAGTTTAAACGGCGGGCCTTTCGGAGCCTGTATAGTGAAAGGCAAAATGGTCCTGGCAGCAGCTAATAATACTGTTTTAAAGAATGATGCCACTTGCCATGCCGAGATAAACGCAATTAGAGAGGCTTCGTCTAAAATAGGCAGCTATGATTTAAAAGGTTGCGTAATTTATTCTACTACCGAGCCTTGTCCGATGTGTTTTAGCGCAATACACTGGGCCAGGATAAACAAAATAGTTTTTGGGACCGGTATTAAAGACGCAATTAAAGTGGGATTTAACGAATTAAAAATCAGCAGCCTATCGATGAAGCGGTTGGGTTCAAGCAAGATAGATATCGTAAGTAGTTTCTTGTATGAAGAGTGCCTTGAGCTTTTTAAAGAATGGGTTATATTGCCCGGGAGCAGGATTTATTAG
- a CDS encoding ABC transporter ATP-binding protein, producing MPSKAIEIKDLSFKYPDGHQALRGINLDIFEGETLGIIGPNGAGKSTLLLHFNGIIRGKGHMRINGLAMDDLNLREIRKTVGFVFQDPDSQLFMPTVYEDVAFGPLNMGMKKEDVRDTVDSALSKVDMKDALQRVSHHLSYGEKKRISIATVLSMSPKILVLDEPSSNLDPKHRRDLMNMLKNFALTKIIATHDLDLVLEVCSRVALIDKGQIIKVGQVLEILRDEKLLLAHNLELPLLLACAKDPKRFIKE from the coding sequence ATGCCTTCTAAAGCAATTGAAATCAAAGATTTAAGTTTTAAATATCCCGATGGGCACCAGGCGCTAAGGGGCATAAATCTGGATATTTTTGAAGGAGAAACATTGGGTATCATCGGGCCGAATGGCGCCGGTAAATCTACGCTTCTCCTGCATTTTAACGGGATAATCAGAGGAAAGGGGCATATGAGAATCAATGGCTTGGCTATGGATGACCTTAATCTCAGAGAAATAAGGAAAACCGTTGGTTTTGTTTTCCAGGATCCGGATAGCCAGCTGTTTATGCCGACGGTGTATGAGGATGTGGCCTTCGGGCCTTTAAATATGGGTATGAAAAAGGAAGATGTAAGGGATACAGTTGATTCAGCCTTGAGCAAAGTAGATATGAAGGATGCTCTCCAAAGGGTCTCGCACCACTTAAGCTATGGAGAGAAGAAAAGGATTTCAATCGCAACAGTTCTTTCCATGTCCCCAAAAATACTTGTTTTAGATGAGCCATCCAGTAACCTGGACCCCAAGCACAGAAGGGACCTTATGAATATGCTTAAGAATTTTGCTCTCACTAAGATAATCGCAACTCATGACCTAGACCTGGTCCTTGAGGTCTGCAGCCGGGTAGCTTTAATAGATAAGGGGCAGATCATTAAGGTGGGTCAGGTATTGGAGATATTGAGGGATGAAAAATTGTTGCTTGCGCATAATCTTGAATTGCCGTTATTGCTGGCATGCGCTAAAGACCCCAAGAGGTTTATTAAAGAATGA
- the cbiQ gene encoding cobalt ECF transporter T component CbiQ: MEHSYIDEFAGSRDSFLHRLDPRTKIITLFTLLLFIILSPANAYKNFFLYAAVIFIQILLCRIPLLKVIKRSLVVIPFVLVAAIFIPFIKEGEVIGSYSLGYFNAELTRQGLLIFWNISIKAYLSTLCLILLIATTRFTELLKGLEKMKFPRVIILILSFMYRYIFVIYDELLKIVRSKEARSVTGFRLSDIKIFSNIIGVLFIKSYERAEAVYLAMLSRGFEGQVNIFTELKFRGRDIFFMAILIITFIIIKFIR; this comes from the coding sequence ATGGAACATTCCTACATAGATGAATTCGCAGGTTCCCGGGACAGCTTTTTACATCGCCTCGACCCGCGCACAAAGATAATCACATTATTTACTCTATTGCTTTTTATTATACTCAGCCCGGCAAATGCTTATAAAAATTTCTTTCTTTATGCTGCCGTAATATTTATTCAGATACTGCTCTGCAGGATCCCTTTATTAAAAGTAATAAAAAGGTCGCTTGTAGTCATTCCCTTTGTTTTAGTCGCGGCAATATTTATTCCTTTTATAAAAGAGGGAGAGGTAATCGGCAGTTATTCGCTGGGTTATTTTAATGCGGAGCTCACCCGTCAGGGTTTGTTGATTTTCTGGAATATAAGCATAAAGGCGTATTTATCTACATTATGCCTGATTTTGCTGATCGCTACGACGAGGTTCACCGAGTTGTTAAAAGGCCTTGAAAAGATGAAATTTCCCAGGGTGATAATATTGATACTTTCGTTCATGTACCGTTATATATTTGTGATCTATGATGAGCTGCTAAAGATAGTAAGGTCCAAGGAGGCTCGCTCGGTAACGGGTTTCAGGTTGTCGGATATTAAAATTTTTTCTAATATAATCGGCGTTTTGTTTATTAAGTCTTATGAACGGGCAGAGGCTGTTTATCTGGCGATGCTTTCAAGAGGTTTTGAGGGCCAAGTTAATATTTTTACGGAGCTGAAATTCAGGGGCAGGGATATATTTTTCATGGCTATATTAATTATAACATTCATAATTATAAAATTTATCAGGTGA
- a CDS encoding cobalamin biosynthesis protein CbiM, giving the protein MHIPDGFLTFNVWGAAWLVSAGGISYCLRKTSQVLKDRMVPLMGVISAFVFAAQMVNFPVVGGTSGHLLGGILAAILVGPYVAAVVISVVLLVQCIIFQDGGLTALGANIFNMSIVGTMGGYLVYLGVRKISGKHGPIMPATAIASWFSVVLASLFCSFELVLSEISPLNVVLPAMLSIHMLIGIGEAMITCFVVGFVIKVRPDLIYGK; this is encoded by the coding sequence ATGCACATTCCGGATGGATTCTTAACTTTTAATGTTTGGGGGGCGGCGTGGCTGGTTTCTGCCGGCGGGATTAGCTATTGCCTGAGAAAAACATCCCAGGTTTTAAAAGACAGGATGGTCCCTCTTATGGGGGTCATCAGTGCTTTTGTTTTTGCCGCGCAGATGGTTAATTTTCCTGTTGTAGGCGGGACCTCGGGGCATTTGCTGGGAGGTATACTTGCGGCTATTTTAGTCGGGCCTTATGTAGCTGCCGTGGTCATAAGCGTTGTTTTATTGGTGCAATGCATAATATTCCAGGATGGGGGCCTGACTGCTCTGGGAGCCAATATATTTAATATGTCTATTGTCGGCACCATGGGCGGATATTTGGTATATTTAGGAGTACGAAAAATATCCGGTAAACATGGGCCGATCATGCCGGCAACTGCGATAGCTTCCTGGTTTTCAGTCGTCCTGGCTTCTCTTTTTTGCTCTTTTGAGCTTGTCCTGTCAGAAATTTCTCCTTTAAATGTTGTTTTACCGGCGATGCTCAGCATACATATGCTTATCGGTATTGGCGAAGCGATGATAACATGTTTTGTGGTCGGTTTTGTTATTAAAGTAAGGCCGGATTTAATTTACGGCAAATAA